CTTCAGTGCATCCAAGGGGTTCATTGCAATtccagctttaaaaataaaacaagtaaaGCTTGATTATCTTTGTTCCttaatttctgctgtgctttcctACCTGGTTACAATATTCCTTAATTTCTGCTGAGCTTTCTTCCCACCTGATTAGACTCATCCttaatttctgctgtgctttgccACCTGACTCCATTATTCCCtaatttctgctgtgctttcctAAGTAATCACATTATTCCTTAATTTCTGCCTTGCTTTCCCACCTGATCACATTATTCCCtaatttctgctgtgctttccACCTGATTCCATTATTCCTTAATTTCTGCCTTGCTTTCCACCTGATTCCATTATTCCCtaatttctgctgtgctttccACCTGATTCCATTGTTCCTTCATTTCAGCCTTGCTTTCCCACGATTCCATTGCTCCATCATTTCTGCTGTGCTATCCTAAGTAATCCCATTATTCCCTaattcctgctgtgctttcCCACCTGATTCCATAATTCCCTAATCtctgctgtccctccctgctgctcaggtGGTTCCCTGGTTGCTGCTGTGTCatccaggtgtgtcccccccTGCTGGGAATGTCTCAGTCCCATCTCCCaccccctgcagcagggctgggctctggccctgggtgtttggggtttgCAGTGGGGTTTGGCTGGGTGATCCCAGACTCTCCCCAGCTGCAATCCTCTCTCTGTAGCGCTCTCAGGGATGATGTGAATGGATGTCGCTAATTAAAGCAGCATTAATTAATGGTCTCTCCTGATTGCAGGATCCTGGGCCTCCCCCACCATCTCCCCTGATGGGTCTGAAGccgctgcagctcctggagatcAAGGCCAGGGGCAGGTTTGGGTGTGTGTGGAAAGCTCAGCTGCTCAATGAATACGTTGCAGTCAAAATATTCCCCATCCAGGTGAGCAGAACCCTTGGGGTCCTGGGTTTTCCTCACAttaaagcagcttttcttgGCCCAGTAATTCTGTAAATCCAAGTGGAAATGGCACTGAGGTGTGAGAGATACAGTAAGAGttttaatgatttaaaataAGTGTTTTACTGCAGTAAACACATTACTGAAGCATAAACCCTGTGAAATGTGGGCTTCTAATCATAAAAATATTCAGCACTTGTAGTTTTAAGCAGCTCTAACCCACCTCTTGACCAGTTAATAATCAAATTAACTGGTGCTTAGAAGGAATGCCCTGAAATGCAGACCCTGGAGTGATTGTTCCAATTAACCATGCCTCAATTAATGCCACAGCACTCATTGCCCAGCAAGGGCCCTCGCAGAGCCGTGGCTCACATTAAATGGATTGAGGAATTTGGAGAGCCCAGAGTGGGGCTGGATGCTGATGCTGGGATGGGTTTGCACTGATTgaagcagcccctgctgctggaggggcaggGATTTGTTCTCTCactgagccagggctgccctgcacagTCAGCGCTGCGGGCTCTCGTCACTTCACCAGAAACTCCAGGGATTTTCTGACAGAGCATCCCCAACTGTGTCAGGATTCAGGAcgtccctctggctgtcctggactgccaggaccctgctgggggctcagagaccctggcacagagccccagaccCCTGTGACTTTGgttatgacccatggagcaaattaccaaccttatatgaggatctgcaagccacaaaaGTATAAGTAGAATAATTgatttgtcacagggtgaaaaatagattttttggggtttctagaatgggggttcaggggacaagatggagggatctgggcatgtccagcctttctccttcttcttcttggcctccatctcctgctgtgatggtggcactttgggattggtttggagtagaagctcactgtctcacacaggtgatgggtattgggcagtaattgtaaatattgcacacgtagtttttagtataaaaagataacaccaccctggggcaggcagagtgccttggCCTGTCTTACtgaggacaggagaaagaattttatagctAAGGAGCAATGAACAACCTTGAGAGCGAgcactgaagagctctgactccttctaTGACccccgggctgggaaaagagaatttctgacacctctggggtcactgtgagcagcaaaGCCCCAAGAGGTATCAAActcccccagggccagcccctgctgtgccacGTTTTGGTGGCTAACTGTGTTTTGTGCTCTGTGCTTGCAGGACAAGCAGTCGTGGCAGAACGAGTACGAGATCTACAGCCTGCCCGGGATGAAGCACGACAACATCCTGCAGTTCATCGGCGCCGAGAAGCGCGGCTCCAGCATCGACGTGGACCTGTGGCTCATCACGGCCTTCCACGAGAAGGTGGGGCTGGCCAGGGAGGCTcacacacctgggctgggccagcacagcaaggaaactgggagcagctctcACTTTGCTGCTGGCTTTGCACTGGATGTGAATTGGTTGCAGTTGGTTTTCGGGCAGCTGAGAAAGTTGGCGTCGGGTTTTACTGACAGAGGAGTTGTTTTAGGAGACAAACAAAAATTGATTCTGCCTTTTTAGAAGCTGTCTATTTTAACATCCCCACTCTAAACCTGCCTAAAATACATAACCTCCCATCTTGCAGAGATTGTTTGGGGGGTTATTTTTGCTTCACTTGTTGGTTGATAAGAATAAAGATGAAGTGATACAGATCGATTCTATTGtgacagcaaaaggaaaaaacacaaataCAATTAAGAACACGTTCCATTTTATGTTGGATCATTTTGATTTCTTTAGATTTGTTCAGAGTGTTTCACTCTGCAAATCTCTTTAGATTTGTTCAGTTTCACTCTGAAACTGTAGTGTTGAATGATTTCACCTCTGTTTATTCAGAGTATTTCACTCTGAACCTGCTGTAGGTCCATAAGGAGGGACAAAGGTCCTACAGAAGTGAATTGCAGGCATTGCAGGTTTTCCCTGGAGCAGTGAGGCTGAGCTGGGTTGTGCCTGTTTTCTGCAGGGGTCCCTGACAGATTTCCTGAAGGCCAACGTGGTGTCGTGGAACGAGCTGTGCCACATTGCCCAGACCATGGCCAGGGGCCTGGCCTACCTGCACGAGGACATCCCGGGGCTCAAGGATGGCCACAAGCCAGCCATCTCCCACAGGTACTGCCCCGGGGATGCAGGACATGgcaatcctgcaggcagcccaTCTCCCCCTCTTGGTCCTGCAGGATTCCTGCATCTCCCCTCCAAGGCACATTTGCACCGTGTTATTTAAACAAAGTTGCAGTCGCTGCACACTTGGATTGCAACATTCTCATTCCACCTCTGTATCCCACATGCATCAGCCATATCTCCACATATCCCTACATCCCCATATCCATCATacatctgtatttattttaacaaCAAGCACAAAATTACAGTTCCCATTACTGTCTCATTTATTGCCATAAAGGTCTGCAAGGGCACTGAGGTtttatgattattattttttgtttaactTATCTCtttctttataattttcttgCCTTTCATACCATAATGTTCCTTGTTTTAtgctcttcccttttccttagttctttctgtatttcatgTTCTAGATCtctaatttgtatttttttcttgaacttGCAAGGGACATCAAAAGCAAGAACGTGCTGCTGAAAAACAACCTCACAGCCTGTATTGCTGATTTCGGTCTAGCTTTAAAGTTTGAGGCTGGAAAGTCTGCAGGAGACACCCATGGACAGGTAAATCCTGAGCTATGGCCAGGAATGATCCAGCTGTTACCTGGATGTGAGTGGGAATCTCCCCTCAGGCTCTTTGCATGGCCTATCCCCCCTTTTATCCTGACTGGACAATTTGGACAAGAActtttgtaatattttattaattatttacttATTGTTCAGAAGCTGAGGGATGAAACTTCCAAGATTTAGTCCTGATGTGGGGGATTCTAGTTGTGGGTTTCACTGGGTCTGGACTGAAGGCACTTGGGACATTAGTTCACGTTCCGACTcagttgtttattatttcttatcagtaaaagtctcactgctgggagttctgcagcttttcattagaaggcacagaACGGCCAACagtctcttgttacaaggtctttaTAGACTAAACTAcccaattaagaactgacacctggattattttcccttttaacccaataactgatcccaaagagctgcaatggggacttttctgtcCATTTACAAAATGctacccaaacccatggagaagaaggaagaagcagcatgaagaagaaacccaggatgacaccctgtgtcctccatcttgctgccatccacaacacactaaaaaccccaaacctaaatttctcacttacacctgcactgctctctataatctatttcacacttttgtggattctggCCTATTCTGGAatttaggaaactttctccatggatgagggtgaaagtcagtgctcccctgggggtcagggcaccccagagcagataTGAATTGTTGTTGCATTGGGCTGTTCCATTGGGTTGTTCCAACCATGGCCAGCGTAacctgggacagagcaggggtTTCATGCGGCAGCAGGGGGGGCAGTGCCCGTGCTGGGGGTGACTCTGGGCACAACCATTGATGTTTTGTGCCCCTGCAGGTGGGCACCCGCAGGTACATGGCCCCCGAGGTGCTCGAAGGTGCTATCAACTTCCAGAGGGACGCGTTCCTGAGGATAGACATGTACGCCATGGGGCTGGTGCTCTGGGAGCTGGCCTCGCGCTGCACGGCCGCCGACGGTGAGAGGGActgccctgggagggactgccctgggagggactgccctgggagggactgccctgcctgctgggagaGTGGGGCTGGGCGGGCTGggagccccttccagccccGACCGCTCCGGGTTCTGATTGCAGCCAGCAGGGCAATCCTCCCTTTCCcgtggtggtgttcacagggtcCCAGcacgagggaagagatgaggatctgactccatgtgtCAGCAGActgattattttatgatatatattaaaactatactaaaagaatagaagaaaggatttcatcagaaggcttgcaaAGAATAGagtgataacaaaagcttctgacTCAGAGTCCgagctgactgtgattggccattaattagaaacaaccaacatggaccaatcacagcattcacagcagcagataaccattgtttttcttttcctctgaggcctctcagcttctcaggagaaagatcctggcaaagggatttttcagaaaataccatgGCTAcacttccccttttccctttcccgtTTAACTGGCGTTtcccctgcaggccctgtggATGAGTACATGCTGCCTTTCGAGGAGGAGATTGGCCAGCACCCCTCCCTGGAGGACATGCAGGAGGTTGTGGTGCACAAAAAGAAGAGGCCTGTCCTAAGGGAGTGTTGGCAGAAACATTCTGTAAGTGTCACCCAACCAACTGAATGCCATGTTTTGTCTGTGCCGTGTTGTGTACATTGcactggggtttgggaggggtTTCATAATTCCAGTAGGAGTTAAATGGGCTGTAAATGTTCCTCATCTTAGACTGCTCTTTCTTCAGTACTAGAAAGtgagggattttttggtttttggtggaAGAAGAGATCCTGGAGTTCCTTTGCACTGAAGTCCCAATTGGTGTCTGAGGAATTCACCTTTTTAAAACACTGGGGGgctccagcagtgcagggaaggATTTTCCCCTGCTGCTGTTGAACAGTTTTTGTTCAATagtgcagagcaaagcagagctgaggccCCACGGGACACTCCAGGTTCACACCAAACATGCTGTGGGACACAAAGGCTCCCATCTGGAGGTGTCCCTGAGTGCCCTTTTTGACGTGAGCCGTTTCCCCAGGGAATGGCGATGCTGTGCGAGACCATCGAGGAGTGCTGGGATCACGACGCCGAGGCGCGGCTGTCGGCGGGCTGCGTGGAGGAGAGGATCATCCAGATGCAAAAACTCACTAACATTATAACAACAGAGGACATCGTGACTGTGGTCACAATGGTGACAAACGTTGACTTTCCTCCCAAAGAATCCAGTCTATGATAGTTGCACTGGTCATGGAAGTGACCACAGGACTCTTCACTGGAGCTGCTACAGCGCACGGACTGCTGGCGTCACTGCTGTTCCGGGTGGCAAGAACGGATGGTAAGTCTCTCTGGAGCATCACCAAGAGGTGTTTATCCTTtgttttccccctcctcctcctcctccccaacGTGGATCCATGAGACTTTCTGCATTCCCTGCTTACACCTGAAGGACATGACTGAGAACCCCTCACGTGCTGATAAGGAACTTGCGATGAAGAATCCGGACCTGAACGGGCTAATGAGCATTTTAAACACTGACATCCGATTTCTTAATCCCTGTCAGAAGAGACTAATTCCTTTAAATGAActactgttattttttttaaatcaaaaacatttcatttcagatttaaaaacaacaaaaaaaaaagggtaacTTGTTTTTATTGCATTCGTTGTTGTTTATAAAATGACTATTGTAATGCGACTACGACACAGCTTGTGAATGTTCCGTGTGCTGCTGTTCCGTGTACAGAAACAAGAGTAATCAATGGGATAGAGCAAAGAGGCTTCCAAGTATTACTTAACCTCCCTCAACCAGGTATACCTCAGTTCCACCTCGCTAAATTATGATTGACAACACTAATTGGAATAATAAACCGCTCCGTGTTTTGTAAATGATGTATTCCCAATTCCCTGTGTTATTTAAGAAGGGGAAAGCTTCATGCCCCCAGGAAGTGGCCATTCCTAGAGCCGTGTTTTTAGCCTTTTCTTGTACTCGCTTGTTGtgtataaaaaagaaaaagtgctgtttattgaaaaaaaattttccctcctcttttaGTTGAAAGcttttccctccatttcccaGAGTATCTCATCCATTTATTTAACTGAATACTATTTAGGT
This genomic window from Ammospiza caudacuta isolate bAmmCau1 chromosome 8, bAmmCau1.pri, whole genome shotgun sequence contains:
- the ACVR2A gene encoding activin receptor type-2A, with the translated sequence MGAATKLAFAVFLISCSSGAILGRSETQECIYYNANWEKDKTNRSGIEPCYGDKDKRRHCFATWKNISGSIEIVKQGCWLDDINCYDRNDCIEKKDSPEVFFCCCEGNMCNERFFYFPEMEVTQPTSNPVTPKPPLFNTLLYSLVPIMGIAVIVLFSFWMYRHHKLAYPPVLVPTQHAFHIMIEDPGPPPPSPLMGLKPLQLLEIKARGRFGCVWKAQLLNEYVAVKIFPIQDKQSWQNEYEIYSLPGMKHDNILQFIGAEKRGSSIDVDLWLITAFHEKGSLTDFLKANVVSWNELCHIAQTMARGLAYLHEDIPGLKDGHKPAISHRDIKSKNVLLKNNLTACIADFGLALKFEAGKSAGDTHGQVGTRRYMAPEVLEGAINFQRDAFLRIDMYAMGLVLWELASRCTAADGPVDEYMLPFEEEIGQHPSLEDMQEVVVHKKKRPVLRECWQKHSGMAMLCETIEECWDHDAEARLSAGCVEERIIQMQKLTNIITTEDIVTVVTMVTNVDFPPKESSL